The genomic stretch AACAGCATCATTATCTCCTAAAATACTTCTTAAAGCCTTTACTTTATTACTAAAAGTTCCATCTAAATTTACAAATTCTAATACTAAATCAACATGCTCTTCACTTAACTCTAAAAGCAAATTTTCTCGTACAGCCTCAATTCCTATTTTGTCTAATTTGTCTATATTCCTTAAAATAAAAATGGATTTATCCTTTAATCCCAACTTTTCAATATAAGTATTTAATATTCCAATATGAGAAAAGTGAATAACAAATTTTATATTAATACCTTCTATAAAATTTAAAAAAACCTCTTCAAGTCCACAATAAACAATAGATAAAATCTCAGCATCACTACGAAAAGTATCCTCACCTAATATATCAAAATCAAATTGCATGAACTCTCTATATCTGCCCTTTTGAGTATTCTCACCCCTAAATACCTTACCTATTTGAGACCTTCTGAAAGGAAATTTAATCTTAGATTTATTAGTAGCCATAAATCTTGCAAAAGGAACGGTCAAGTCAAAACGCATGGAAACATCCCTATCTCCATTATCCTTAAATCTATAAATTTGCTTTTCTACTTCATCCCCACCCTTTTTTAAAAGAAATTCAGAATACTCAAGAATAGGAGTATCTATTAAATCAAAATTATAAGAAACCAGAACACTATATATTTGTTTTATAATATGAGTACGAATTAACGCTTCTTTCGGCAAATAATCTCTAAAACCTTTTAAAGTTCTAACATCCACTATATTTCAACCTCTACTAATTTCAAATTTAATCTTTTCATAATATAATATTATAAATATGAGAAAAAATTAATCAAAATTAATAATAAAATTCTTAAGTATTATGATATTTATTCAAAAATAAGGAGCATCTAAATAATTGATGAATAAAAATTTTGCTAGTAGCTTAAGATTAAACATCATACTGATAATTTTTCTCATAATAACACTGTTAACAATCTATCAATATTTCATACTAATGTTTTCAAAAAATATGCAACATTTTCCTCAAAAAATAAATCATATATCAAGAAGGGGTAACATTTATGATAGAAATGGCAAAATAATAGCTTTCTCTTCAAAATCATATTCAGTAGGAACAGATCCAAGAAAAATAAAAAATATTGTAAACACGTCAGAAACTCTTGGGGCAATATTAAAAATTGATCCTCAAACAATAAAACAAAAACTGTTGTCAAAAAAAGGATTTCAGTATATAAAACGACAAATAACAAAAGAAGAATCAGAACTAATCAAAAGAATTCAATCAGAAGGAAGACTAAAAGATATCATACTTTATCCAGATTATAAAAGAATTTATCCATTTAAAGAATTGACAAGCAATATTACAGGATTTGTAGGTATTGATAATATTGGACTTACAGGTATTGAATTTTCTCTAAACTCCATATTAAACGAAGATTTTACAAAACAACAATCTATAAATGACAAACTAAGTACAAACAATATTTACCTAACAATAGACATAGATCTTCAAAACAATATAAATCAAATAGCCAAAAAATATTTTCAAGAAAATAAACCTGAAAATATGATTACAATAGTAATGGATGCTAAGAATGGAGAAATTTTATCAATGCTTCAATTTCCACAATATGATGCCAATTATTATTCACAATATTCTAAAGAGATATGGAACAACTTTTCAACATCACTAACCTATGAACCTGGAAGTATTAATAAAATATTTACAGTAGCTATTCTATTAGATAGTGGACTATTAAAACCAAACGAAAAATTTTTAGATAACGGTATATATCAAAAAAAATTCAAATCAGGAGAAACAATTATAATTAAAACATTAAATCCTCCTTATGATTATATTGATCTTAGTGGAATTTTACTTTATTCCTCTAATGTAGGAATAGCTCATATTACAGACAAAATCAATAATGAATATTTCTATAACAAACTAATAGATTTTGGTTTTGGAGAAAGAGTTGGATTCCCTTTCCCCGGAGAAACAAAAGGCATCTTAAATCATCATTCAAAATGGTCAGGACGAAGCAAAGCCACAATTGGGTTTGGACAAGAAATAGGGGTTTCTGCTATTCAAATATTACAAGCTGCTAGCGTATTGAGTAACAAAGGAATCATGTTAAAACCAAAAATCATAAAAAAAATAATCAATGAAATGCAAGATACAATTCAAGAATTTCCTAAAGAAGAAATTAAAAAAGTAATATCTGAACACACAGCACAAAAAGTTTTAAAATTGATGAGAGAAGTTGTAAATAAAGGAGGCATACCAAAACTTAAGACAAAAAACTTAAGCATTTCAGCCAAAAGTGGAACTTCCCAAGTAATAGATCAAAATACAGGTAAATATTCAAATGAAGATTATACATCTTCAATACTCGTAATATATCCTACAGAAGATCCAAAATATATTATTTATGTCGTATACAGATACCCTAAAAAAATCATATATGGAACAAGAATCGCTGCACCAATGGCTAAAGAAATAATAAATTTAATTGAACAGAAAAACAATAAAGAAGAATACAACAAAATTAAAATTTCTTCAAAAATCAGTATACCAAAACCTATAATAAAACATAACATAAAAGAAACTTTGCCAAACCTCAAGGGACTCTCTAAAAGAGACTTAATGAAAATTTTAAAAGACTATATAAATATAAAAATAAATATTAAAGGAAATGGCTTTGTATACAAACAGTCTCATTCACCTAACACAAAATTAAAAGATATAAAAGAACTTGAGATAATATTACAATAAATCAGGAGAATAAATTTTTTATCTCATTTCGATAAAAATTCGAAATATAATTACGCTTAATATCCATTTTAATAGACATCTCTTTCCCTACTTCAAATGGCTTTTCTAAAAGAACAAACTTTAGTATCTGCTCAAAAGGTTTAAATCCATTGGCCCTATTAATAAGTTTTTTTATCTCATCACCAATAGCTTTAAGAACAATATTATTTGCAATAATTTGTTG from Borrelia duttonii Ly encodes the following:
- the hisS gene encoding histidine--tRNA ligase translates to MDVRTLKGFRDYLPKEALIRTHIIKQIYSVLVSYNFDLIDTPILEYSEFLLKKGGDEVEKQIYRFKDNGDRDVSMRFDLTVPFARFMATNKSKIKFPFRRSQIGKVFRGENTQKGRYREFMQFDFDILGEDTFRSDAEILSIVYCGLEEVFLNFIEGINIKFVIHFSHIGILNTYIEKLGLKDKSIFILRNIDKLDKIGIEAVRENLLLELSEEHVDLVLEFVNLDGTFSNKVKALRSILGDNDAVKRIEDIFVHLNALGIQDAFNFNLKIVRGLDYYTGLVFEAEMLGVNMGSICSGGRYDNLLSLFSGSLQKVSGVGGSFGIDRIQDIIEIDKFNYIKLFVVKASSRVLIVNIDDTLQDYYYKLADKFRRHDYSKINNIACEVYPKSKDGKNIKIQIEYALAKAIRFLIFVGQEEYQEGKLKVRDLTKKEELLLSFDEAIKFIKGNDKFLCTPF
- a CDS encoding penicillin-binding protein, producing MNKNFASSLRLNIILIIFLIITLLTIYQYFILMFSKNMQHFPQKINHISRRGNIYDRNGKIIAFSSKSYSVGTDPRKIKNIVNTSETLGAILKIDPQTIKQKLLSKKGFQYIKRQITKEESELIKRIQSEGRLKDIILYPDYKRIYPFKELTSNITGFVGIDNIGLTGIEFSLNSILNEDFTKQQSINDKLSTNNIYLTIDIDLQNNINQIAKKYFQENKPENMITIVMDAKNGEILSMLQFPQYDANYYSQYSKEIWNNFSTSLTYEPGSINKIFTVAILLDSGLLKPNEKFLDNGIYQKKFKSGETIIIKTLNPPYDYIDLSGILLYSSNVGIAHITDKINNEYFYNKLIDFGFGERVGFPFPGETKGILNHHSKWSGRSKATIGFGQEIGVSAIQILQAASVLSNKGIMLKPKIIKKIINEMQDTIQEFPKEEIKKVISEHTAQKVLKLMREVVNKGGIPKLKTKNLSISAKSGTSQVIDQNTGKYSNEDYTSSILVIYPTEDPKYIIYVVYRYPKKIIYGTRIAAPMAKEIINLIEQKNNKEEYNKIKISSKISIPKPIIKHNIKETLPNLKGLSKRDLMKILKDYINIKINIKGNGFVYKQSHSPNTKLKDIKELEIILQ